The Yersinia intermedia genome window below encodes:
- the glpB gene encoding glycerol-3-phosphate dehydrogenase subunit GlpB, translated as MKFDVIIIGGGLAGLACGIRLAEQGKYCAIVSAGQNALHFSSGSLDLLAKLPDGRAVSQPLSALATLAELAPEHPYSKMGQVAQVGELAQEAESLLQRCGLTLVGSAAKNHLRLTPLGSCRPTWLSPADIPVAPLEGPLPWQKVAVIGIEGFLDFQPQMVASALQEQGVDATPDYLHLPALDRLRDNPSEFRAVNIARVLDLPENLQPLADELSRLSSAAEMILLPACIGLDVSAPLEALRAAVGKPIQLLPTLPPSLLGMRLHQALRHRFQQLGGIVMPGDAVLRAELVGNRITGLYSRNHGDIPLRAAQMVLASGSFFSNGLVATFEHVYEPILDLDILSLPNRADWSRSNMFAPQPYLQFGVNTDNQLRALRGGIALDNLHVIGAVLGGYDPLQQGCGAGVSLTSALFVAEQIVSAMEVTL; from the coding sequence ATGAAATTTGATGTCATTATCATCGGTGGCGGCTTGGCTGGTCTGGCGTGCGGTATCCGCCTGGCTGAGCAAGGTAAATATTGTGCGATTGTCAGCGCCGGGCAAAATGCGCTGCACTTTTCCTCAGGTTCTTTGGATCTGTTGGCAAAATTACCGGATGGGCGGGCTGTCAGCCAGCCATTATCCGCACTCGCGACGTTGGCTGAATTAGCGCCTGAACATCCCTATAGCAAGATGGGGCAAGTGGCACAAGTGGGTGAGTTAGCGCAAGAAGCTGAATCCCTTTTACAACGCTGCGGTCTGACATTAGTGGGCAGCGCGGCTAAAAATCACCTACGACTCACGCCATTGGGCAGTTGCCGGCCAACCTGGCTCAGCCCCGCCGATATCCCAGTTGCGCCATTGGAAGGCCCGCTGCCGTGGCAAAAAGTCGCGGTGATTGGTATTGAGGGGTTCCTCGATTTTCAACCACAGATGGTTGCCAGCGCCTTACAAGAGCAAGGGGTTGATGCCACACCAGATTATCTGCATTTACCGGCACTTGATCGTCTGCGGGATAACCCTAGCGAATTTCGTGCGGTCAATATTGCTCGTGTACTGGATTTACCAGAAAACCTGCAACCGCTGGCGGATGAGTTATCTCGTCTGTCATCAGCAGCAGAAATGATTTTGCTGCCAGCCTGTATCGGGCTGGATGTCTCTGCGCCACTAGAAGCATTACGAGCCGCAGTCGGAAAACCCATTCAACTGCTGCCAACGCTGCCACCGTCGTTACTCGGCATGCGATTACATCAGGCTCTGCGCCATCGCTTCCAGCAACTCGGGGGCATTGTCATGCCCGGTGATGCGGTATTGCGGGCTGAGCTGGTGGGGAACCGGATTACTGGGCTGTATAGCCGTAATCATGGCGATATTCCGCTGCGTGCAGCCCAGATGGTACTGGCTAGCGGCAGCTTCTTCAGCAATGGGTTAGTGGCCACTTTTGAGCACGTTTATGAACCCATACTGGATCTGGATATTTTGTCGCTACCGAACCGCGCCGACTGGAGCCGCAGCAATATGTTTGCGCCCCAGCCTTATCTGCAATTCGGTGTTAATACCGATAATCAGTTACGGGCACTACGTGGGGGTATTGCACTGGATAATCTACATGTTATCGGTGCGGTACTGGGGGGATACGATCCGTTGCAACAAGGCTGTGGCGCAGGGGTTTCACTGACCAGCGCACTGTTCGTTGCAGAGCAGATTGTCAGCGCAATGGAGGTGACATTATGA
- the glpC gene encoding anaerobic glycerol-3-phosphate dehydrogenase subunit GlpC, which produces MTWLPQNGDSNTFSQNQHLPQDKHLARDNSFESCIKCTVCTTYCPVAKVNPLYPGPKQAGPDGERLRLKDPALYDDALKYCTNCKRCEVACPSDVKIGDIIQRAKASYSSNKPKLRDAILSHTDIMGTLSTPFAPVVNAVTGLKPVRALLDKALKIDHRRELPKYSFGTFRRWYRKQAEKQQQYSEQVAFFHGCFVNYNHPQLGKDLVSVFNAMNIGVQLLKREKCCGVPLIANGFIEQAKKQARVNLESLTDAVIGRDIPVVATSSSCTFTLRDEYPHLLDVDTAPVRDKVELATRYLYRLLDQGRDLPLKPLFSANNTPLRIAYHTPCHMEKMGWTAYTLALLQRIPGIELVVLDSQCCGIAGTYGFKSENYATSQGIGASLFQQIEESGVDLVITDCETCKWQIEMSTSKKCEHPITLLAQALA; this is translated from the coding sequence ATGACGTGGTTACCGCAGAACGGAGACAGTAACACTTTTTCTCAGAATCAACATTTGCCGCAGGATAAACACTTGGCACGGGATAACAGTTTTGAAAGTTGTATTAAGTGCACGGTGTGCACCACTTATTGCCCGGTCGCCAAGGTTAACCCGCTTTATCCGGGGCCGAAGCAGGCTGGTCCCGATGGTGAGCGCTTACGTTTGAAAGACCCGGCACTGTATGACGATGCATTGAAATATTGCACGAACTGCAAACGTTGCGAAGTGGCATGCCCGTCCGATGTTAAAATCGGCGACATCATCCAACGTGCTAAAGCCAGTTACAGCAGCAATAAACCCAAACTGCGCGATGCGATCCTCAGCCATACCGATATCATGGGCACTCTCTCAACACCGTTTGCTCCGGTAGTGAATGCGGTCACTGGTTTGAAACCGGTGCGTGCCTTGTTGGACAAAGCGCTGAAAATTGATCATCGGCGCGAATTACCGAAATACTCATTTGGTACGTTTCGCCGCTGGTATCGTAAGCAGGCTGAAAAGCAGCAGCAATATAGCGAACAGGTGGCATTTTTCCATGGCTGCTTCGTAAATTATAATCATCCCCAGTTAGGTAAAGATTTAGTCAGTGTATTCAATGCGATGAACATTGGCGTTCAATTACTTAAACGGGAAAAATGCTGTGGCGTCCCCCTGATTGCTAATGGATTTATTGAGCAGGCGAAAAAACAGGCGCGGGTAAATCTGGAATCACTGACGGATGCGGTTATTGGGCGGGATATCCCGGTAGTGGCCACTTCATCAAGTTGTACCTTTACCTTGCGCGATGAATATCCACATTTGTTAGATGTTGATACTGCACCCGTGCGCGACAAAGTGGAGTTGGCGACACGCTATCTCTACCGCTTATTGGATCAGGGGCGCGACTTACCGTTGAAACCGCTGTTCTCGGCAAATAATACGCCGTTGCGTATTGCCTATCACACACCTTGCCATATGGAGAAAATGGGCTGGACGGCCTATACCCTGGCTTTGCTACAGCGTATCCCCGGTATTGAACTGGTGGTGCTCGACTCTCAGTGTTGCGGGATTGCCGGAACTTACGGCTTTAAATCAGAAAACTACGCAACATCGCAAGGGATTGGCGCCTCACTGTTCCAGCAAATCGAGGAGAGTGGGGTTGATTTGGTGATTACCGATTGTGAAACCTGCAAGTGGCAGATTGAAATGTCGACCAGCAAAAAATGCGAACATCCCATCACTTTATTGGCTCAGGCTTTAGCGTAA
- a CDS encoding DcrB family lipoprotein: MHKITKFLAVGLLVAGLSACDGNSNSNVGQPVSLLEGKVAFSLPADLSDQSGKMGNQANNMHVYANKTGDKAVIVILGDSSNEALEVLTTRLADQQRSRDANLQVVTNKAVKIDGQPFQQLDSIITSGGQKAYSSVLMGKVDNHLMTIQITLPADNQQQAQTEAESIISTLKLK; the protein is encoded by the coding sequence ATGCATAAAATAACCAAATTTCTTGCTGTCGGTCTGCTGGTTGCAGGATTAAGTGCTTGTGATGGCAACAGCAATAGCAACGTGGGTCAGCCGGTCAGCCTGCTGGAAGGCAAAGTGGCTTTCAGCTTGCCTGCGGATCTGTCTGATCAAAGCGGGAAGATGGGCAATCAAGCGAATAACATGCACGTTTATGCCAATAAAACCGGCGATAAAGCAGTTATCGTGATTTTAGGTGATAGCTCCAATGAAGCGCTGGAAGTGCTGACTACCCGTTTAGCCGACCAGCAGCGCTCTCGCGATGCTAATCTGCAAGTCGTCACCAACAAAGCGGTCAAAATTGACGGACAACCGTTCCAGCAGTTGGATAGCATTATTACCAGTGGCGGCCAGAAAGCCTATTCATCCGTATTGATGGGGAAAGTCGATAACCATTTGATGACAATACAAATTACGCTGCCAGCCGACAATCAACAGCAAGCTCAAACTGAAGCCGAATCGATTATTAGCACGCTCAAGCTAAAATAG
- a CDS encoding 7-cyano-7-deazaguanine/7-aminomethyl-7-deazaguanine transporter gives MFSFTAQQRMTALVWLSLFHIVIITSSNYLVQLPIAIFGFHTTWGAFTFPFIFLATDLTVRIFGAPLARRIILSVMVPALLISYLISALFYQGSWQGLPALTSFNLVVARIAVASFMAYVLGQILDVQVFNRLRQRSAWWVAPTAAMFFGNISDTMAFFFIAFYRSSDPFMAANWVEIALVDYSFKLLICMFFFLPAYGVMLNVLLKYFSQKTGQQTLAKVSPMEQ, from the coding sequence ATGTTTTCGTTTACTGCCCAACAGCGGATGACCGCTTTGGTATGGCTGTCGCTATTCCATATTGTCATCATTACCTCCAGCAACTATCTGGTGCAACTACCGATCGCTATCTTCGGTTTTCATACCACCTGGGGCGCTTTTACTTTTCCGTTTATCTTCCTTGCCACTGACCTGACGGTGCGGATTTTTGGTGCTCCTTTGGCGCGCCGGATCATCTTGTCCGTTATGGTGCCAGCGCTACTGATTTCATATCTAATTTCAGCCCTGTTTTATCAGGGAAGTTGGCAGGGGTTACCCGCATTAACCAGCTTTAATCTGGTGGTGGCCCGTATCGCGGTTGCCAGCTTTATGGCCTATGTACTCGGCCAGATCCTGGATGTTCAAGTCTTTAACCGCCTGCGTCAGCGCAGTGCCTGGTGGGTTGCCCCTACGGCTGCCATGTTCTTTGGTAATATCAGTGACACCATGGCGTTCTTCTTTATTGCTTTCTACCGCAGTAGCGACCCTTTTATGGCGGCAAACTGGGTGGAAATTGCCTTGGTGGATTACAGCTTTAAACTACTGATTTGCATGTTTTTCTTCCTGCCAGCTTATGGTGTTATGCTCAATGTATTGCTGAAATACTTTAGCCAGAAAACCGGGCAGCAAACACTTGCTAAAGTAAGCCCCATGGAACAATAG
- the tusA gene encoding sulfurtransferase TusA, which yields MTDIFANPDKTLDALGLRCPEPVMMVRKTVRHMEDGQTLLIIADDPATTRDIPGFCRFMDHQLLAQDTGQTPYRYLVKKGAKAE from the coding sequence ATGACCGATATTTTTGCCAATCCAGACAAAACACTTGATGCACTGGGCCTGCGCTGCCCTGAGCCGGTGATGATGGTGAGAAAAACGGTCCGGCACATGGAAGACGGTCAAACTCTACTGATAATTGCTGATGACCCTGCCACCACCCGCGATATTCCGGGTTTCTGCCGTTTTATGGACCATCAGTTATTGGCACAAGATACCGGGCAAACGCCATATCGGTATTTGGTCAAAAAAGGGGCAAAAGCGGAGTAA
- a CDS encoding zinc/cadmium/mercury/lead-transporting ATPase yields MHSHSEHQHPTDTHNNCGCGHTHAKQQTGCSSQKTTCASNDSADSVSEHSHNDGGCCSQSHSDEGDDESDRLAAAMPSGSQRFSWQVKGMDCPSCARKIENAVSSLVGIENVKVLFATEKLVVDARTDIRPQVVNAVTQAGFTLVDTQSNAGSKAAAPESRLREYLPIALLTTLMLISWGISLFSLELSEFAFAATTIVGLIPITAKAWKLIRSGTPFAIETLMSVAAIGAMFIGATAEAAMVLLLFMIGELLESYAANRARRGVTALMALVPEEALLLKDGERRQVPVASLRPGDIIEISPGGRLPADAELMTPFASFDESALTGESIPVERQQGEKVAAGSLSVDRATEMRVISEPGNNAIDRILQLIELAEERRAPIERFIDRFSRIYTPAIMLLSALVMLVPPLAFAEPWETWLYRGLTLLLIGCPCALVISTPAAITSALAAATRRGALIKGGAALEQLGRIQTVAFDKTGTLTEGKPKVTDILPIADMSETRLLALAAAVEAGSHHPLAIAIIQRAQQNTPILPLASERRALAGVGVEGVVNGLTVRVSAPGKLPPQLLTAEWQTQLDRLESSGKTAVAVLEDDKLIGLLALRDTLRTDARQAIDALKKLGIQGVMLTGDNPRAAAAIAGELGIDYRAGLLPADKVQAVMALNATQPTVMVGDGINDAPAMKAASIGIAMGSGTDVALETADAALTHNRLTGLAEIILLSRAANANIRQNITIALGLKGIFLITTLLGLTGLWLAVLADSGATALVTANALRLLRKRDI; encoded by the coding sequence ATGCATTCACATTCTGAACATCAGCATCCAACGGATACACACAACAACTGTGGCTGTGGCCATACTCATGCCAAACAGCAAACCGGTTGCAGCAGCCAGAAAACAACCTGTGCCAGCAATGACAGCGCGGATTCAGTGAGTGAACACTCACATAACGATGGAGGTTGCTGTAGTCAGAGCCATAGCGATGAGGGCGATGACGAAAGCGACAGACTCGCGGCAGCGATGCCTTCAGGTAGCCAGCGCTTCAGTTGGCAGGTCAAAGGGATGGATTGCCCAAGCTGTGCTCGAAAAATTGAAAATGCCGTCAGTAGTCTGGTTGGGATTGAAAATGTAAAAGTCCTCTTCGCCACAGAAAAGTTAGTGGTTGATGCTCGCACAGATATTCGCCCTCAAGTCGTGAATGCGGTCACGCAGGCTGGATTCACGCTAGTCGATACTCAATCAAACGCAGGAAGTAAAGCCGCCGCGCCAGAATCACGCCTGCGCGAATACTTACCTATCGCATTATTAACCACACTGATGCTTATCAGTTGGGGCATCTCGTTATTCAGCCTTGAGCTGAGTGAATTTGCCTTTGCCGCGACCACCATTGTCGGGCTGATCCCGATCACCGCCAAAGCCTGGAAGCTTATCCGCTCCGGTACGCCCTTCGCTATTGAAACCTTGATGAGCGTGGCAGCTATCGGGGCGATGTTTATTGGCGCAACCGCGGAAGCGGCCATGGTATTGCTGCTGTTTATGATAGGCGAACTGCTCGAATCCTACGCCGCAAATCGTGCACGCCGTGGGGTAACAGCCCTTATGGCACTGGTACCAGAAGAGGCTTTGTTGTTAAAAGACGGTGAGCGTCGGCAGGTTCCTGTCGCCAGTTTGCGCCCCGGCGATATTATTGAAATCTCGCCCGGTGGTCGCTTACCCGCAGATGCCGAATTAATGACCCCTTTTGCCAGTTTCGATGAAAGCGCCCTCACCGGAGAATCGATCCCTGTTGAGCGCCAGCAAGGCGAAAAAGTCGCGGCTGGGAGCTTATCGGTCGATCGCGCCACCGAAATGCGAGTTATCTCAGAACCGGGCAATAATGCTATTGACCGCATTCTGCAACTGATTGAATTAGCAGAAGAACGCCGTGCACCTATTGAGCGTTTCATTGACCGCTTCAGTCGTATTTATACACCTGCAATCATGCTGCTTTCCGCGCTGGTCATGTTAGTTCCGCCGTTGGCCTTCGCCGAGCCTTGGGAAACCTGGCTTTACCGTGGCCTAACGTTATTACTGATCGGTTGTCCATGTGCGTTGGTTATCTCCACACCTGCGGCAATTACCTCAGCATTAGCGGCTGCAACACGTCGTGGTGCACTGATCAAAGGGGGGGCAGCACTGGAGCAGTTGGGCCGAATTCAAACGGTTGCTTTCGATAAAACCGGTACTCTGACAGAAGGCAAACCTAAAGTTACCGATATTCTGCCTATAGCCGATATGAGTGAAACCCGCCTGTTAGCGTTGGCCGCCGCTGTTGAAGCTGGATCCCACCATCCGTTAGCGATCGCTATTATCCAACGCGCACAGCAAAACACCCCCATATTGCCACTGGCGAGTGAGCGCCGAGCCCTGGCAGGGGTGGGTGTTGAAGGTGTGGTTAATGGTCTGACGGTGCGTGTCAGTGCCCCCGGTAAGCTGCCTCCACAGTTATTGACTGCTGAGTGGCAAACCCAGCTCGACCGGTTAGAGAGCAGCGGTAAAACGGCCGTCGCCGTACTGGAAGATGACAAGCTAATTGGTTTATTGGCATTACGTGACACGTTACGAACTGATGCCAGACAAGCCATTGATGCGCTGAAGAAGTTAGGTATTCAGGGTGTGATGCTCACCGGGGATAACCCACGAGCCGCAGCGGCAATTGCTGGTGAATTGGGAATTGATTACCGTGCCGGATTACTGCCCGCCGATAAAGTGCAGGCGGTTATGGCATTGAATGCGACACAACCTACGGTGATGGTTGGTGATGGCATCAATGATGCTCCGGCGATGAAAGCGGCCAGTATTGGTATTGCCATGGGCAGTGGCACCGATGTCGCGCTGGAAACAGCCGATGCCGCGTTGACCCACAACCGGTTGACCGGATTAGCAGAAATTATTCTGTTATCACGGGCGGCCAATGCCAATATCCGCCAGAACATTACTATCGCATTGGGCCTAAAGGGAATATTCCTGATTACCACACTACTGGGGTTAACTGGCCTCTGGCTGGCAGTATTAGCAGATTCCGGCGCTACCGCCTTAGTCACAGCCAATGCGTTGCGGCTACTGCGCAAACGGGATATTTGA
- a CDS encoding lysoplasmalogenase, translated as MSWPFLAVFFSGWLFVDATYRGPRWQRWVFKPVTLLLLLLLAWQAPILGPAGYLIVLGLLATLVADALLLLPSERLLYALGAFFLSHLLYTISFASQMTFTLFWPLPLVLIVIGALLIATIWTRLEDMRWPVVAFIGMTLLMVWMAGEQYFARSTDLSFSLLAGTLLLLVSHSIWLLNRYRFSFRASDAIVAGCYFVGHFLIVRSLYL; from the coding sequence ATGAGCTGGCCATTCCTTGCCGTATTCTTTTCTGGTTGGTTGTTCGTTGATGCAACTTACCGGGGCCCGCGCTGGCAGCGTTGGGTATTCAAACCTGTTACTCTGTTACTGTTGTTACTACTTGCCTGGCAAGCGCCGATTCTTGGCCCTGCCGGTTATCTGATTGTTTTGGGCTTACTTGCAACGCTGGTTGCTGATGCACTATTGCTGCTACCCAGTGAGCGCTTACTTTATGCTTTGGGCGCATTCTTCCTCTCCCATTTACTGTATACCATCAGTTTTGCCAGTCAGATGACATTCACGTTGTTCTGGCCACTGCCGTTGGTTTTGATCGTGATTGGCGCATTACTGATAGCCACTATCTGGACACGGCTGGAAGATATGCGCTGGCCGGTAGTTGCTTTCATCGGCATGACGTTATTAATGGTCTGGATGGCAGGTGAACAATACTTTGCCCGCAGCACCGATTTAAGCTTCTCTCTGCTGGCGGGGACCCTGTTATTGCTGGTTTCGCATAGCATTTGGCTGCTGAATCGCTATCGTTTTTCTTTCCGAGCTTCAGATGCAATTGTTGCTGGCTGCTACTTTGTTGGGCATTTCCTGATTGTCCGATCACTGTATTTGTAA
- a CDS encoding DUF1820 family protein: MTNEQLLYRIQFINNGKNYQLYVREVGPSNLFGFIEIADFVFDSQSTLLVDPSTEKLKTEFSGVNRSYIPLHSVIRIDAVTEKGSARISELGSNVMSFPYLPGNKS; encoded by the coding sequence ATGACCAATGAACAATTGCTTTATCGTATTCAGTTTATAAATAACGGTAAGAATTATCAGCTCTACGTCCGTGAGGTCGGCCCAAGTAACTTGTTTGGGTTTATTGAAATTGCTGATTTTGTCTTTGATAGTCAATCAACATTGCTGGTGGACCCTTCAACTGAAAAACTGAAAACAGAATTTTCAGGTGTTAACCGTAGCTATATTCCTCTTCATTCGGTGATTCGTATCGATGCCGTGACGGAAAAGGGCAGCGCTCGGATCTCTGAGTTGGGCAGTAATGTGATGAGTTTCCCCTATCTGCCGGGCAATAAGTCCTGA
- a CDS encoding DUF2500 domain-containing protein: MNKPPLLFIAVVVLIAVLAVRQYWQKKRQDAENDQAPVRSLQVEVINKREVLAPNRRSRQREEIVAEEKRYEVTFQPLLSGLEMKNNREIKMILPQQEYNRITQGAQGTLRLQGTHYIAFTSPPIAN, encoded by the coding sequence ATGAATAAACCTCCGTTATTATTTATTGCTGTGGTGGTGTTAATCGCCGTATTAGCTGTCCGCCAGTATTGGCAAAAAAAACGGCAAGATGCCGAGAACGATCAGGCACCGGTGCGCAGTTTACAAGTTGAAGTCATTAATAAACGAGAAGTATTAGCGCCGAATCGTCGTTCACGTCAGCGCGAAGAAATTGTTGCAGAAGAAAAACGCTATGAAGTTACTTTTCAGCCACTGCTCAGTGGTCTTGAGATGAAAAACAATCGTGAAATCAAAATGATACTGCCACAGCAGGAGTATAATCGTATTACACAAGGCGCACAGGGAACGTTACGTTTACAAGGCACCCACTATATTGCTTTTACCTCGCCCCCCATTGCCAACTAA
- a CDS encoding DUF1145 family protein has protein sequence MWINLGRLLMLGVWFFLLLNLFQPFPKPLRYFINVAMIFMVLMHGLQLVLLKSTQPKDQPISGLQQLKIFVFGVFELLAWQKKQPSLPKK, from the coding sequence ATGTGGATTAATCTCGGTCGGTTATTGATGTTAGGGGTATGGTTTTTCTTACTGCTGAACCTGTTCCAGCCCTTCCCTAAACCATTGAGATACTTTATTAATGTCGCCATGATATTTATGGTTTTGATGCATGGTTTACAACTGGTACTACTCAAGTCCACACAACCCAAAGATCAACCGATCAGTGGTTTACAGCAACTTAAAATCTTTGTGTTTGGTGTCTTTGAATTACTTGCCTGGCAAAAGAAACAACCATCACTGCCTAAAAAGTAA
- the rsmD gene encoding 16S rRNA (guanine(966)-N(2))-methyltransferase, with translation MAKRPTTIRSATTRSTTATRSTTATRSTTQRSSAKPAAHQSAGQIRIIGGKWRGRKLPVPDSPGLRPTTDRVRETLFNWLAPMIQGARCLDCFAGSGALGLEALSRYAAEAILLEADRHVAKQLGSNLALLSAENGQVVNTNSLQWLAQPGQPFDLVFLDPPFRKGLLAETITLLEQYNWLADQAWIYVEAEAESAAADVPASWQLHREKIAGQVAYRLYIRHEQTHQHAVSAEELEQHHVD, from the coding sequence ATGGCAAAGCGACCTACGACTATACGATCGGCAACGACACGATCGACAACAGCAACACGCTCTACAACTGCGACAAGATCGACGACACAACGATCTAGCGCAAAACCAGCGGCACATCAGTCAGCGGGGCAAATCCGCATCATTGGTGGTAAATGGCGAGGCCGTAAACTGCCTGTGCCTGATAGCCCAGGGCTGCGCCCAACCACTGACCGGGTCAGAGAGACACTCTTTAACTGGCTGGCACCGATGATTCAGGGTGCCCGGTGTCTGGATTGCTTTGCGGGCAGCGGCGCATTAGGGCTGGAAGCGCTATCCCGTTATGCCGCTGAAGCCATATTGTTAGAAGCTGATCGCCATGTCGCCAAGCAACTTGGCAGCAATCTGGCATTATTGAGTGCCGAGAATGGCCAAGTAGTAAATACCAATTCTTTGCAGTGGCTGGCTCAACCGGGGCAGCCTTTTGATCTGGTATTCCTTGATCCCCCTTTCCGTAAAGGCTTGTTAGCTGAAACTATCACACTGCTGGAGCAATATAACTGGCTGGCAGATCAGGCCTGGATTTACGTTGAGGCAGAGGCTGAAAGTGCCGCTGCGGATGTTCCCGCCAGTTGGCAGTTACATCGCGAGAAAATTGCCGGTCAAGTGGCCTATCGTCTCTATATTCGTCATGAACAGACTCACCAACACGCTGTATCAGCGGAAGAACTGGAGCAACACCATGTGGATTAA
- the ftsY gene encoding signal recognition particle-docking protein FtsY: MAKEKKRGFFSWLGLGRQNEEQPTEPLATEKESVAEHAEEQAISEKQIEIASEHLPVEVEEHVTVAPGEWDSAVVSEAASEILPELDAEPTARVADEPIDLSSDPQYLQHHFSQHENEDDNVAQWDEGTVSAPELPLTDDNLVLDIPAPPAMVEERRGEVSDETVAIEEEIEDEFESQEELEAVNEIAPVAVQEQERPTKEGFFARLKRSLLKTKQNLGSGFLGLFSGKKIDDDLFEELEEQLLIADVGVETTRKIITSLTEHASRKQLKDAEALYGKLKEEMSEILSKVDKPLDVSGKNPFVILMVGVNGVGKTTTIGKLARQFQAEGKSVMLAAGDTFRAAAVEQLQVWGDRNKIAVVAQHTGADSASVIFDAIQAAKARGIDVLLADTAGRLQNKAHLMEELKKIVRVMKKLDGDAPHEVMLTLDASTGQNAVSQAKLFNEAVGLTGITLTKLDGTAKGGVIFAIADQFGIPIRYIGVGEGIEDLRPFKADDFIEALFARED; the protein is encoded by the coding sequence ATGGCAAAAGAAAAAAAACGTGGGTTTTTTTCCTGGCTGGGCCTTGGCCGTCAGAATGAAGAACAACCAACAGAGCCATTGGCTACTGAAAAAGAAAGTGTTGCTGAGCATGCTGAAGAGCAAGCCATCAGTGAGAAACAGATTGAGATAGCATCTGAGCATCTGCCTGTTGAGGTAGAAGAGCATGTCACTGTTGCACCGGGTGAATGGGATAGTGCGGTTGTCAGTGAAGCCGCGTCTGAAATTCTCCCTGAGCTGGATGCAGAACCCACGGCGCGGGTTGCTGACGAACCGATAGATTTATCTTCAGATCCTCAGTATTTACAACATCATTTCTCACAACATGAGAATGAAGACGATAATGTTGCTCAATGGGATGAAGGCACCGTCAGTGCGCCAGAACTGCCGTTGACAGACGATAACCTTGTTCTCGATATCCCTGCACCACCAGCTATGGTGGAAGAGCGCAGGGGCGAGGTTAGCGACGAAACAGTAGCAATTGAAGAAGAAATCGAAGACGAATTTGAGTCACAAGAAGAGCTTGAAGCGGTAAACGAAATCGCGCCGGTAGCGGTTCAGGAACAAGAACGCCCGACCAAAGAAGGTTTCTTTGCACGTTTAAAACGCAGCTTACTTAAAACCAAGCAGAATCTTGGTTCAGGTTTTCTGGGGCTGTTCAGTGGTAAGAAAATCGACGACGATCTGTTTGAAGAGCTGGAAGAACAGCTCCTGATCGCCGACGTTGGTGTCGAAACTACCCGTAAAATCATTACTTCCCTGACTGAACATGCCAGCCGTAAGCAGCTAAAAGATGCCGAAGCGTTGTATGGCAAGCTTAAAGAGGAAATGTCTGAAATTCTGTCTAAAGTAGACAAGCCATTGGATGTCAGCGGTAAAAATCCCTTTGTTATCTTAATGGTTGGCGTCAATGGTGTGGGTAAAACTACCACCATCGGAAAACTGGCACGTCAATTCCAGGCTGAAGGTAAATCTGTCATGCTGGCTGCGGGTGATACTTTCCGTGCGGCTGCGGTAGAACAACTGCAAGTTTGGGGGGATCGTAACAAGATTGCTGTAGTGGCACAGCATACCGGTGCAGACTCTGCTTCGGTGATTTTCGATGCTATTCAGGCAGCTAAAGCCCGAGGCATTGATGTGCTGCTAGCGGACACTGCCGGGCGCTTGCAAAATAAAGCTCACCTGATGGAAGAGTTGAAGAAGATTGTCCGAGTGATGAAAAAGCTGGACGGCGACGCCCCTCATGAGGTTATGCTGACGTTAGATGCCAGTACCGGACAAAATGCGGTGAGTCAGGCGAAACTGTTTAATGAAGCCGTCGGTCTGACCGGAATTACTCTGACTAAACTGGATGGCACCGCCAAGGGCGGGGTGATTTTTGCCATCGCAGATCAGTTCGGAATCCCAATCCGTTATATCGGTGTTGGGGAAGGTATAGAAGATTTGCGGCCATTTAAGGCTGACGATTTTATTGAGGCTCTTTTTGCCCGAGAGGACTAA